The genomic region GGTAGTCCGGAGCCTCCAGCGAGACGACCGAATCCGCGGTGACGCCACTGAAGTGGACCGTGATTGCGTACGACCCGTCCTCCTGGATGGGCGCTGCCTCGAGTGGCTGTGTCTCGCCGTCGGCCTGCAACCAGAGCATGACCATCTCGCCAGCGTACGACGAGTCCGTCTGTCCGCGAATCTCGAACTCCTTCCTGGCGGACGAGCCGGTCACCGGGTAGCCGCGCTCCACCCACTCGTAGAAGCCCTCGTCGATGACGTACACGTTCGTGTAGCCCGCCTTCTGCAGTTCCGCCGCCCGGAGCGAGGACAGGTGATGGGGGCAGCCACAGTACGACACGATTCGCGTGTCCTTCGAGACACCCTCGATCGGCTCTGCCTCGATGGGCGTCTGGACGGGGCTACTCATCGCATTCGTGATGTGCCCCTGGTTGTACGCGGAGGAGCCACGCGCGTCCACGAACGTCGCCTCCTCGTTCTGGTGCCACTGATGCGTCTCGTCGACGGGGACCAGGGCGATCTGCTCGCCCTCGACCGCGATCGTCTCGTAGCCCTCGGGTGACGTGCCGCTACTCTGCGTGCCGCCGGACCCGGTGAGACCACCGACACAGCCAGCCAGCGCTGTCATCGAGAGGCCGACACCGGAGAGGAACGCCCGTCGTTTCATGTGGCGGATGCTATGGCGTGGATGGAAATAGGAGTGTTGGTGAAGAAAGCAACCCCTTCGTTTCGACTGGAGAACACGGGAGGGCGCTGTCGCTCCGGTCGAGTTGAAACGTGGAACAGAAGTAGTTCCACCAGGATTCGAACCTGGGTCGTTGCCCCCAGAAGGCAACAGGATTGGCCACTACCCCATGGAACTTCGTCGGTCGGGTCTCCCCGAATCCATCATACAGTATTGCGCTTGGATATTTGAGTGTTGCGAAACGGTAGGAGGGTGAGACGACGTGACGGGTCCTCACCTGTGCCATGGACTCGGGGAGCGTCTCAGGTCGTCAAGAGCTTCGCGACCTTCCCGCGGTCGATGTTCGAGACGAACACCCCGTCGGGTGCGCCGGCGACCCCGACCCGCCCGTGAGAGTCCGCCTCGTACGTCCAGCGCGTCTTTCCCGTCTCCCAGTCGAGTGCGGTCAGCGACCGGTCGCTCGCGGCCACGGCCGCGTAGCCGGACACCACCAACCGCTCCAGTGATGGCATTTCGGTCGTCGTCTTCCAGCGGCGAGTTCCATCGTTCCCAAAGCAGTCGACGCGGGCGAGGATGCCACCGTCGGGGTCGTCGACTTCGCTCCCGACGAAGACGGCGTCGTCGGTCGGTTCGACGGCCGCGACGCGGTAGCCGGCGGTCCGCCGCCAGCGGACCTCCCCGGTCTGTCGGTCCAGCGCGACCACCTCGTTCCCGCCATCGCCGTGGAAGGAGTGGAGGTACACGAGCGAGCCCAGCGCGACGTTGTCGAACCCGTCGCGGCCGGTGACGGTGGTCTCCCACCGGACAGTCCCGTCGGCCGGGTCGTAGCCCGTCACGTCCGGGCCGCGGGCCGCCACGAGCAGCCGGCTGTCTGCACCGACGTCCGGATACAGTCGCGACGGCTCGGTCTGCCACCGGACGCTCCCGTCCTGTGCGAGGACGGCGAGGCGGTGCCGGTCGTCGGTCTCGGCCGGGAGCACGACCGCGATACCGTCGTCGGCCTGCTCGGGTTGACGGTAGCCGGCGTGCTCGCGTTCGAACCGTGGTTCGCCCGTCTTCACGTCGTAGCCACGGAGCAGGTCGTCGGTGAGGTCGAGGTCGACGACGAGCGAGCCGTACCGACCGAGGACGCCGCGTTCGTGCAGTCCCTCGACGTGCCAGCGGCGCTCGCCCGACTGGCCGACGGTGTAGAGGTCGCCGTCGGTGCTGTGGACGTGGTAGGGGCCGCCGAAGTCGGGCGCGACCGGGCGGGCCTCGATGGGGCCGCCGGTCTCGACGCGGAACTGGGTCGTTCCGTCGTCGAGCGCGAGCCCGTAGAGGGCCTTGTCCTGCCCGCCGACGAGGAGGTGCTGGCCGCCGACGGTCGGCGGGGAGGCACCACTCGCCTGCTCGAGGTCGCGTCGCCAGACTGGGTCGACGCTGTTGTCGGGCAGGACCGACGAGACACAGCCCGCGAGCGCCAGCGAGCCGACACCGGCGAGGGAACCAAGCGCCTCGCGGCGAGAGAGTGGGTTACGCATCGTCGAACACCTCCTCGCTGGCGCGAGAGAGCGACCACTCCTGCCCGACGTAGACCGCGTCACCCATGTGGGCGACCCACATCGGGCCCCCGCCGTCCTGGTAGCCCTCGAAGCGATACTCGTTCACCAGTTCGCCAGCAGTGTCGTGGACGTACACGGCCTCGGGCTTGAACGGAACCGTCCCGCTCGGCCCGCGCTGGTTCATCCGACCGCCGACCATGGTCACGAGTCGGTCGTCGACCATGACGGGGCCCGACGTGAACGCGCTCGCGGCCTCGGTCCGCCACAGTCGCTTCCCGCTCCCGGCGTCGAGGGCGTAGAGGTAGTAGTCGGCTGCGGCGACGTACACCCGGTCGCCGGCGACCAGCGGGCGGGTGAAGACGGTGTTCTCGAGTGGGGACCGCCACTGTACTTCGCCGGTTCCGGCATCGACGGCGAGCAGTTCCTCGGTCGCGCTCCCGACGTAGACAGTTCCATCGGCGACCGCCACGTCGGACATCGCTGCGCCCAATTCGAGCCGCCAGTCCTCGGCCCCGTCGGGGGTGATTCGGCGGAGCGTCCCGTCCAACAGGGGTACGACGAGGCCGGTGCGGTCGCGGGCCGGTGCCGCGGCGAGCGACGCCGAGAGGTCGTGGGCGAACCGGGTGTCGCCGTTCGCTTTCGCCAGGCCTTCGACGCGGTCGGGCACGTCGTCCTCGGTGCCGGAGATGGGGACGAACACCTGCTCGCCGGCGGGGACCGGGGCGAACTCGACGACGCCGGGGTCGGCCTCGTCGACCGGTCCCACGTTCGTTTTCCAGGCGATATCGCCGGTCGCGTGGTCGACGGCGAGGGCCTGCTCGGCCTTCGAGAAGACGTAGGCGAAGCGATCGTCGGCGGTCACGGGGGACCCGCGGCCCTTCCCGCCAGGGACCGACCACCGGTCCTCGCCGGTCTCGGGGTCGAAGGCGGCGAGCAGCGGGTCGTCGCGGAAGGGGCTCCGGGACCCGACGAGCAGTGGGCCGCCGTCGGGCTGCGCGCCTGGAGCCGGGTCGAACCGTTTCGTCTGCCACGCGGTCGGTACTGGGCTGTCGTGGTCCTCCTCGGCGAGGGCGCTACAGCCGGCGAGGCCGACCGCGAGCGCGGGGAGGCTCTTCAGGGCGTCGCGTCGCGTGAGGGAGGGCATCTGTTCGGGCTTCCGATTCGAGCGATATCAGTCTTGTCACGATACCCGACCAGTCTACGGGACCGCCGCCAGCACGACGTGTTCCGCGCCGGTGGCCCGTCGCTCGACCCGGTCGAACCTGGTGAGGGAGGGCCGCAGGTCGAGTTCCCGGTGGTGGACGAGCAGCAGGCTGCCACCGGGTGCGAGCACATCGTGCGCCCCGGCGAACAGGTCGCGAAGGACCCCGTCCCCGGCGTGGGTCGGGGGGTTGCACAGCACCCGGTCGAAGGTCCGGTCGGCGACACCGGCGGTGCAGTCCGCGGTGACCACCGTTGCGTCGACCCCCGACGCGTCGAGACTCGCCTCGGCGCAGGCCGTCGCCACCGCGTCGTCGTCGGTGAGCCAGACCTCGCAATCGGCGGCGAGGCCGGCGTACGTCCCGACCGGCCCGTAGCCACAGCAGAGGTCGAGCACGCGCTCGCCGTCCTCGACTGCCGCGGTCTCGACGAGGAGCCGGGTGCCGTGGTCGACCGACGAGGCCGAGAACAGGCCCGGACGGGTGACGAACGTGCAGTCGTGGCCGTCGAGCGTCGCATCGATACGGCCGAGTGGGGCGTACTCGGGCGGGTCGATGGTGGATGGACGGGTGGACCGGATGAGCCGATAGTCGCCCTCCGAACCGACCGTCTCGACCGTCCCGGCCAGCTCGCGCAGGCAGTCCTCGTAGCGCGAGAGGCCGGTCCGAGTCGCCGCCGCGAGGTAGAACGAGCCACCGGGGCGGAGCAGGGAGAGCCCGGCGGCGAGACGGCGCTTCCCCATCGCGATGGCGGTGTAGGGTTTCGGCGCGTAGGTGACCGTGTCGAAGCAATCCGGGAGCGTGGCGGGGTCGGCCAGGCAGTCGACCGCGGCGTCGACCCCGTTCTCCTGGCAGTTTCGCTCGCAGAGGGCGGCTGCCCGGGCACTCGATTCAGTCGCCTGAACGGTGTCGGCCTGGTTGGCAAGCACGACGGGTGGAACGCCGTAGGTGGCTTCGAGACAGCAGAGGGCTCCGAGATCTGCGTCCCAGAGGTGTTCGAGCAGGAGCAAATCTGGCTCGCGGAAGGCATCGCCGGAGTGGACGCCGTCGGCGGTCCGGAAGCGGTAGCGGTCCGGACCCTCGGCGACCTGTGCCTCGAGGGCGAGGTCGGCGGTGGACCGGCTCATGGGTTGCACCCCCATGTCGGTCGGGCCAGGAGTTGTGGGCGGTGTCGGCAGTTCGTCGTTCGTGGGCGGTGCTGCTGGTCGGACGTCGAGCGAGTCGACGGTGTGTTCGGCATTGACGTGGGTTCGGCGGCTGCTGGCGGTCGGAGAACGAGACGACCCACGCCTGGCTAGCGGTGTGACGAGAGCGAGAGAAACGGCTCACGCGCACCGCAGCGCAGGCGTGAACCGGGTGCCGAACAGCGTGACCGCACGGTGGGTGGCGACCGAGCGCGATTCCGGTCGGGCCACCGGACAGCCCACAGTCGGCAAGCCGGCCGAACCACGTCCCGGGTTACCGAAGGGACGCCGAGTCCGACCTCGGGCTCGTGTTCAATCTGGTCGGTGTTTCGCCGCCGTGTCATAAAATCGTATCGCCGACGCCCGGGTCGGTGTCCACGTCGATGGCCGGGTCGCAAAACCGTTTTGTCGACCGAAGTACAACGAACTGACACGGTGGTGGGCTCCCTGCTGGACGACCACGACCCGAGCGAGGTGTACACGGCAGTCCTGCCGGTCGCGATGGGCCTGTTCACCACGGTGCTGGTGCTGGCCGACGACCAGACCGCGCTGGTGTTCGGGGTCGGCTTCGGCATCTCGCTGGTCCTGTTCGCCACGGTCCTCGGCGTGCTGTACGCGCGACGGGACGACGACGCCCCTGCATAGCGACCCTTGCTATCTTGGCCCCACAGCCAACGGTCTCGAAATCGAACCAGTTCCCGTATGCTCGAATCAGAATTCGAGGTGTGTACCGACTGCGGGAACCTCCACATGGAAGGCGGTGCCGCCCCGAAGCACGTCGACGAGTGCGCGGCCTGCGGCGGCCGCGTGACCGAGGTGGAACTCGACGACCTGGTCGGGCTGTAGTCGGCACCGTCGCCGCCAGCCAGCATCGCCCCGGAACCGACCCCCCAAACTGTTTGTTCCTGTATACGAAACGGTCGGGTATGGTCCACTGCCCCGCCTGCGAGACGGCCCTCGCGGACGCATCGGACGTCGAGTTCACCGAGACCGACGCGACGACCGGCTTCCTCGAAGCCTCCAAGCGATTCTACGTCGCGAGCTGTGCCGAGTGCGGCGAGACGCTCGGGAGCGGCGTCGCCGGTGCGAAGGCCGGTGGCGGCGGTGCCGTCTGAGAAAAAGACATTTATCATACCCGTCAGAAGGGAGGAATATGGCACACTGCCCTGAATGCGAGACAGCGCTCTCCGAGAAGACGGACGTCGAGTTCGTCGAGATGGACGCCACGACCGGCTTCTTCAAAGCCTCCAAGCGGTTCTACCTCGTGGCCTGCAACCACTGCGGCGCGGCAATCGGGAGCGGCGTCGCCGGCGCGAAGGCGTGAGGAAGTCGTCTCACGCATGGACGAGATAGCGAAGCGCATCGTCGCTGTCGACCTCTTCGTCGCGCTGACGAACGTCGGCACCGGCCTCGTGGTCGCCGGCTCGGTCGCGGACCCTGCCGCGTACGCATGGGTCGGTGTCGCGGTCGTCGCGATGGCGTTGCCCCTCGCCGTCGCCTCCGACCGAAGCGAGGCCGGCATGTGGGTACTCATCGGCGTCGGCAGCCTCGGCATTCTCGGCCTCCTCGTGGGATGGGCGACCGACACGGTGCCGATCAGCGTCGTGCCCGCGCTGCTGGTCGGGCTGGGCATCGCGCTCGGGATGCACCGACTGGTCTTCGGGGTCCTGCGACCGGTCCCCGACGCCCGGCGGGCCCGCCTGCAGTCCGGCTGACCCTCTCAGGTCCGGACGAACCGCGGCGCGACCATGTTCTGTACCGTGAGTCCGTCGCGCTCGAACGCGAAGAACGCCGGTTTCTCCTCGCCCAATCGGATGGTGACCTCGCCAGCCATCTCCGAGACGATCCTGTCCGTGTAGTCCAGCGAGAGGATGGTCTCCGTCTCGGCGGTCGCGTCGAGGGCGACCAGTCTGTCCGTCCCGTAGGTGAACTCCAGGTCGTCCACGTCGGCTTCGGCACGGAAGCTGACCGTCTCGGCGTCGGGGTCGACCGTGACGCGAACCGTGTTCGCCAGCCGGTCGCAGGCGCTGATGGCGCGCTGGAGGTCGCTCGCCTCGATGGTGAGTTCGTTCGGGAGGTCGGCCTGAGGCACGTCGGGCACGTTCCGGACGCTATCGGGGTGCAATGGCGCGATGGCGTAGGAGAAGTCCGCGCCGTCGATGGTGAGCTTGCGGGCCTCGGGGTCGAGCGCGAGCGAGATGACGGGGTCGTCGGCGTCGGCGAGCGCGACGGCCTCGGCCAGTTTCGCGATGTCGATTCCGAGCATTCCCCCGCCGCTTTCGTACTGCTCGAACGCGCTGGCGGGAAGGTCGCTCTCGACCATCGCCACCTCGGCGGCGTCGATGACCCGGACGAACAGCCCGTCCTCGCGGAGCTGGAACAGTGCTTCGTCAGCGATGGCGTCGAGTACCTGCAGTTTCGCGTCGAGGACTGTCGCGTCGACGGTGGCGGTGAACCGGGAGACCTGCTCGGTGTCGTGCATGGGAAAACCGACAGCCGTCGGCCGGGTAAACCCGAGCCATGGGCGGCGTGAAAGTGAAAGTGGACGTGGCAGCGAGCGTGGTTTGCTCGCCCGTCAGAACTCCCGGAAACCCTTTCCGATATAATTATGATTCCAACAATTGTGAGAGTGATATGAACACCATCGAATCCGCCGTTCTCGGCGTCCACATCTTCGCCGGCTTCGTCGCACTGGTCACCGGGGCCGGGGCCATCGTCACCGAGAAAGGCGGTCGTCGTCACCGCCGGCTCGGCCGGACCTACGTCTACGGGATGGCCGTCGTCTCCACGACGGCGCTGGTGCTGTTGGCTATCGAGCAGTCGGTCGGCCGCATCTTCCTCGGCCTCGTCGCCATCTTCAGCTTCTACTTCGCGTACTCGGGCTACCGGGTGCTGTCGCGCAAGCGACCCGCCGACCGGGCCGAGACCGAAGACTGGATCGCGGTGGCCCTGCTCGGCCTCGCGGGTATCGGCCTCGTCGCCATGGGTGGCTGGTTCTACCTCGAAGGAGAAGCGTTCGCCATCGTCATGTTCGTCTTCGGTGCCATCGCGTCCGTCGTCGCCGCCCAGGACGTCCAGCGCTTCCGGTCGGAGACCGCCGAACCCCGTGAGTGGTTCTTCGAGCACCTCCAGCGCATGGGCGCGGCCTACATCGCGACCGTGACCGCCTTCGGCACGGTCAACTTCACGTTCCTGCCGACCATCGCACGCTGGCTGGCCCCGACGCTCGTCGGTGGCATCGCCATCTGGTACACCGCCCGGCAGTACAGACAGCAGTTCGGCACCGAGCGCCCCGTCAGCGCGGACTGAGTTCAGTCACCAGTCGTCGGTGCAGACGCCGGAAAATAGCCCCACCGTGCATACATCGACACCTTCTTACCCCGAATGTGTGCACACTCGTGTATGTACATCGGACGATTCATCGTCGTCGGCCCGAACGTCAGCGCGTATCGAGTCTCCTCCCGGTCCTTCCCGAACCGGCAGGTCTCGGCCCGCGGGGAGGATACCCTCACGGTCGGCCCGACCGAAGACGCCCCCGAGACGGACAACCCCTACATCGCGTACAACTGCGTTCGGGTCACCGAGAACGGTGCCGTCCTGGGCAATGGCTCGCACGTCGACCCCGCCGCCGAGAAACTCGCCATGGGCTACCCCGCCCGCGACGCCCTGGCGCAGTCCCTGCTGGCGCTCGACTACGAGAAGGACGACTACAACACGCCCCGCATCGCCGGCATCATGACCGACGATGGGCAGGCATTCATCGGCATCGTCCGCAAGGACGCTCTGCTCGTCGAGCAGGTCGAGGAGCCGACGCTGGTCGCGACCTACGAGGAGGACGCGCCGACCACGTACACGCTGGACTCGGACACGGCCGCCGAGGCCGCCGCCGAAGTGTACGACGCGGACTACGAGCACGCCGTGTGTGCGGCCGGTATCGGCCGCGACGGCGACGGCTTCGAACTGGCCGTCGAGAACGGCGAGTAACTCAGTCCTCGCGACGGGCCTCGCAGAACTCGCTGGCCCTGTCGTGCCCCCGTCGCTCCAGTTCTTCGAGGAACTCCGGTGACCGGTCGAGCTTCGAGGAGGCGTAGAACTGCTCGTCGATGGCGATGCGGTGTATCTCCGTCTTCTGGAAGTCCGTCTCGGGCAGGTGGCCCTCGTCGATCCAGGCGTTCACCTTCTCGATGAAGTGCAGCTGCTCGTTCAGCGAGATGTTCCCCGAGAGCTCGTTGCGCCGGTCGTATATCTCGCGCAGGCTCTTCGGTTCCTCCTCGATGCGCTGGGGATTTATCTGGATGATCCACAGCTCCTCGGGCTTGCGCTCGGCGGGAAGGTGAAACAGGTCGCGGATGGGTGGGTTGTGGGAGAACAGCCCGTCCCAGTGGGTGTGGCCCTGGATCTCGACCGCCGGGTAGAGGTCCGGGATGGCCGCGGAGGCGAGGATGGCCGTCGAATCAACCTCGCCGTCACAGAAGGTCTCGAACTCCCCCGCAGTGACGTTGACCGTCCCGACCGCGAGCCGGGGGGCATCGCCGGTGGCGAGCGCGGGAAAGCGGTCGAAGTCGATGTGGCGGTCGAGCAGGCGCTGGAACTGTCGCTGGCCGGCCCGCGCCATCGGGTTCTGGTAGGGGCTGACCTTCACCGTCGGAAAGCCGCTGGACTCGACGGCCGAACTCATGACGACCCAGTCGTTGAGGAAGCGGTCGGTCGGGGACTCGGCGGTGAGGTCGGCCCAGATGTCGTCGAGCAACCCCTGTGGCGTGTGCTCCTCGGAGAGTAGTCCGTACCAGGCTCCCGCGGCACAGACTGCACCGCCCGAGGTCCCCGAGAGGCCGACGACCTCGTACTCGTCCTCGCACTCCGTGAGCAGGCACTTCAGCGCCCCCGCGGTGAACGCGGTGTGGCTCCCACCGCCCTGGCAGGCGATGGCGACGCGGGTCCCCATCAGTAGGTGGTGAGGTGCCCGCCGTCCCAGGTGAGGTCGCCGCCGTCTAAGTGGCGGCCGTGCTTCGAGAAGCCGAGGACGAACAGGTTCGCGACCTCGACCGGCTCCATCATCTCCTTGACCCGCGCGTCGCCGAGCATCACGTCCTCGACGACCTCGCGCTCCGTGATGCCGCGCTCCTCGGCGGTGTCGGGGATCTGGTCGGTGACGAGGGGCGTCTTCACGTAGCCCGTCGAGATGGTGAACGCCCGCAGGGTGCCCTCGCCCTCGGCCGCGATGGACTGGGTGAGCCCCCGCAGGCCGAACTTCGAGGTGATGTAGCCCGCCTTGTCCTGGGTGGCGATGTGGCCGTGAATCGAGGCCATGTTCCCGATGGCCCCGACCTGGTCGTCGGTGTCGCGGATGTGGGGCATCACCAGTTTGGAGAGGTAGAACGGGGCACGGAGCATGATGTCGTGCATCAGGTCGTACTTCTCCATCGGGAACTCCGGAAGCGGGTCGATGTGCTGGAGGCCGGCGATGTTCGCCAGGTAGCGAACCTGGCCGTACTCGGCCGACTCCGCGACGATGCGCTCGATGTCGTCGTCGTTCGTGAGGTTCCCCACGACCGTCTCGACGGTCCCCTCGACCTCGCACCGTTCGGCCTCCTCGACGGTCTCTGCGAGGCCCTCCTCGTCGATATCGGTCGCGGCGACGGTGAGTCCGTTTGCCGCGAGCGCGACCGCTGTCGCCCGGCCGATACCGGACCCCGCACCCGTCACGATAGCGACGGAATCCGCCGTGAAGTGGTCGTCGTCGACTGTCAGGACGTCCTCGCGACGCAACTCTGCCGGTTGAATGGAATCGTCCGCCATCGCCCGGAAGTGCGTTCCGGGTTACCAAGAAACTAGGTCCGCCCGCCACGGTGAGAACTATACTGCTGGAGCTTCTGTCATAATACATGAAGTTCGGCGTCATCTCGGACATCCACGGGAACAAGGTGGCCCTCGACGCGGTCCTGGGGGACATGCCGCCGGTCGACGGCCTGCTCTGTGCCGGCGACGTCGTCGGCTACGGCCCCTCCCCCGCCGAGTGCGTCGACGTCCTGCTGGAGCGCGACGTGCCGACCGTGATGGGCAACCACGACCGGGCGGTCGCCCGCGACACCGGCTTCAACTTCAACGAGATGGCACAGGCCGGGGTCGCCTACAGCCGCGACCACCTCGAGAACCGCCACATCGAGTGGCTCGGCCACCTGCCCGACGAACGCCGCGAGTGCGACGGCTACGTGAAGATCGTCCACGGCCACCCCGGCGACCCCGACCACTACACCCGCCCCCACGAGTTCGCCCCGAACCTCCTGCGGGGCGAGGCCGTCCTCATCCTGGGCCACACCCACGTCCAGCACACCGCCGAGTTCCCCGAGGGCGTCGTGATGAACCCCGGCAGCGTCGGCCAGCCCCGCGACGGCGACCCGCGGGCGGCCTACTCGGTGCTCGACATGGAGACCGGGGAGGTCGAGGAGCGCCGAGTCGAGTACGACATCGAGCAGGTACAGCAGGCGATTCGTGAAGCCGGCCTGCCGGAACGCCTGGCGACCCGGCTGGCCGTGGGGGAGTAGACTCGATATTTCCCGGAGGCGCGCGCTATGGGCAGTCCCGAACGGGAGTGAGGGCTGCCGAATAGTCGCGCGAGGGCTGACCGGAGCGAACGGAACGCAGTGAAGTGATGCGAAGGGAGGCGGCTGGGGAGGGCGTGGAGCGGGGCGGGTGCGGTGCTGGGCGGTCATGGACGCCAGCACGAGTGAACTGCCTGTCGGCATACCGACCGACGATGCGACTAGCCGAATCGTCAGCAGGCGACGAAACGTCTCGCATCGCCTACTCTCCGAACAACCGGTCACCGACCGCGACCAGCTCCTCCCGGTCGACCGCGACGAACTCCTGCAGGCCGTAGCTCTCCTCGTTCAGCAGTTCCTCCCCGAGTCGATACGCCAGCGAGTAGCCGTACCCGTGCGGGTAGCCACCGGGTTCGGGGTCGATGAACAGCGGCCCGCCGTCCTCGTTCTCGGCGTCGAACTCGTCGTCACGGACTGCGGGCCAGTACTCGGCGAGGACGGGTTCGCCGTGTCGCGTCCACCACGGCGAGTCGTACTCGGGGACCAGCCGAGCCGCGACGTGCTGGGTGAACGCCTCCTCGAGGACGTACTCCCACTT from Haloarchaeobius sp. HME9146 harbors:
- a CDS encoding rhodanese-like domain-containing protein; this encodes MKRRAFLSGVGLSMTALAGCVGGLTGSGGTQSSGTSPEGYETIAVEGEQIALVPVDETHQWHQNEEATFVDARGSSAYNQGHITNAMSSPVQTPIEAEPIEGVSKDTRIVSYCGCPHHLSSLRAAELQKAGYTNVYVIDEGFYEWVERGYPVTGSSARKEFEIRGQTDSSYAGEMVMLWLQADGETQPLEAAPIQEDGSYAITVHFSGVTADSVVSLEAPDYQLETTLGALTEQVVTAESVRTLE
- a CDS encoding PQQ-binding-like beta-propeller repeat protein; this translates as MRNPLSRREALGSLAGVGSLALAGCVSSVLPDNSVDPVWRRDLEQASGASPPTVGGQHLLVGGQDKALYGLALDDGTTQFRVETGGPIEARPVAPDFGGPYHVHSTDGDLYTVGQSGERRWHVEGLHERGVLGRYGSLVVDLDLTDDLLRGYDVKTGEPRFEREHAGYRQPEQADDGIAVVLPAETDDRHRLAVLAQDGSVRWQTEPSRLYPDVGADSRLLVAARGPDVTGYDPADGTVRWETTVTGRDGFDNVALGSLVYLHSFHGDGGNEVVALDRQTGEVRWRRTAGYRVAAVEPTDDAVFVGSEVDDPDGGILARVDCFGNDGTRRWKTTTEMPSLERLVVSGYAAVAASDRSLTALDWETGKTRWTYEADSHGRVGVAGAPDGVFVSNIDRGKVAKLLTT
- a CDS encoding PQQ-binding-like beta-propeller repeat protein; translated protein: MPSLTRRDALKSLPALAVGLAGCSALAEEDHDSPVPTAWQTKRFDPAPGAQPDGGPLLVGSRSPFRDDPLLAAFDPETGEDRWSVPGGKGRGSPVTADDRFAYVFSKAEQALAVDHATGDIAWKTNVGPVDEADPGVVEFAPVPAGEQVFVPISGTEDDVPDRVEGLAKANGDTRFAHDLSASLAAAPARDRTGLVVPLLDGTLRRITPDGAEDWRLELGAAMSDVAVADGTVYVGSATEELLAVDAGTGEVQWRSPLENTVFTRPLVAGDRVYVAAADYYLYALDAGSGKRLWRTEAASAFTSGPVMVDDRLVTMVGGRMNQRGPSGTVPFKPEAVYVHDTAGELVNEYRFEGYQDGGGPMWVAHMGDAVYVGQEWSLSRASEEVFDDA
- a CDS encoding methyltransferase — translated: MSRSTADLALEAQVAEGPDRYRFRTADGVHSGDAFREPDLLLLEHLWDADLGALCCLEATYGVPPVVLANQADTVQATESSARAAALCERNCQENGVDAAVDCLADPATLPDCFDTVTYAPKPYTAIAMGKRRLAAGLSLLRPGGSFYLAAATRTGLSRYEDCLRELAGTVETVGSEGDYRLIRSTRPSTIDPPEYAPLGRIDATLDGHDCTFVTRPGLFSASSVDHGTRLLVETAAVEDGERVLDLCCGYGPVGTYAGLAADCEVWLTDDDAVATACAEASLDASGVDATVVTADCTAGVADRTFDRVLCNPPTHAGDGVLRDLFAGAHDVLAPGGSLLLVHHRELDLRPSLTRFDRVERRATGAEHVVLAAVP
- a CDS encoding DUF2306 domain-containing protein, with product MNTIESAVLGVHIFAGFVALVTGAGAIVTEKGGRRHRRLGRTYVYGMAVVSTTALVLLAIEQSVGRIFLGLVAIFSFYFAYSGYRVLSRKRPADRAETEDWIAVALLGLAGIGLVAMGGWFYLEGEAFAIVMFVFGAIASVVAAQDVQRFRSETAEPREWFFEHLQRMGAAYIATVTAFGTVNFTFLPTIARWLAPTLVGGIAIWYTARQYRQQFGTERPVSAD
- a CDS encoding IMP cyclohydrolase — encoded protein: MYIGRFIVVGPNVSAYRVSSRSFPNRQVSARGEDTLTVGPTEDAPETDNPYIAYNCVRVTENGAVLGNGSHVDPAAEKLAMGYPARDALAQSLLALDYEKDDYNTPRIAGIMTDDGQAFIGIVRKDALLVEQVEEPTLVATYEEDAPTTYTLDSDTAAEAAAEVYDADYEHAVCAAGIGRDGDGFELAVENGE
- a CDS encoding patatin-like phospholipase family protein, yielding MGTRVAIACQGGGSHTAFTAGALKCLLTECEDEYEVVGLSGTSGGAVCAAGAWYGLLSEEHTPQGLLDDIWADLTAESPTDRFLNDWVVMSSAVESSGFPTVKVSPYQNPMARAGQRQFQRLLDRHIDFDRFPALATGDAPRLAVGTVNVTAGEFETFCDGEVDSTAILASAAIPDLYPAVEIQGHTHWDGLFSHNPPIRDLFHLPAERKPEELWIIQINPQRIEEEPKSLREIYDRRNELSGNISLNEQLHFIEKVNAWIDEGHLPETDFQKTEIHRIAIDEQFYASSKLDRSPEFLEELERRGHDRASEFCEARRED
- a CDS encoding SDR family NAD(P)-dependent oxidoreductase, yielding MADDSIQPAELRREDVLTVDDDHFTADSVAIVTGAGSGIGRATAVALAANGLTVAATDIDEEGLAETVEEAERCEVEGTVETVVGNLTNDDDIERIVAESAEYGQVRYLANIAGLQHIDPLPEFPMEKYDLMHDIMLRAPFYLSKLVMPHIRDTDDQVGAIGNMASIHGHIATQDKAGYITSKFGLRGLTQSIAAEGEGTLRAFTISTGYVKTPLVTDQIPDTAEERGITEREVVEDVMLGDARVKEMMEPVEVANLFVLGFSKHGRHLDGGDLTWDGGHLTTY
- a CDS encoding metallophosphoesterase, with the translated sequence MKFGVISDIHGNKVALDAVLGDMPPVDGLLCAGDVVGYGPSPAECVDVLLERDVPTVMGNHDRAVARDTGFNFNEMAQAGVAYSRDHLENRHIEWLGHLPDERRECDGYVKIVHGHPGDPDHYTRPHEFAPNLLRGEAVLILGHTHVQHTAEFPEGVVMNPGSVGQPRDGDPRAAYSVLDMETGEVEERRVEYDIEQVQQAIREAGLPERLATRLAVGE
- a CDS encoding DUF2268 domain-containing protein produces the protein MSREIHPTVSELRAARETVKDALTSANVSFPLETDVSVELGWDGSDFVTREVDGAAGYADYPDTIEISFNTHAEEWQASLASTAAHEHAHLWCFEQRGREADRKWEYVLEEAFTQHVAARLVPEYDSPWWTRHGEPVLAEYWPAVRDDEFDAENEDGGPLFIDPEPGGYPHGYGYSLAYRLGEELLNEESYGLQEFVAVDREELVAVGDRLFGE